The proteins below come from a single Ictalurus punctatus breed USDA103 chromosome 29, Coco_2.0, whole genome shotgun sequence genomic window:
- the LOC108260514 gene encoding C-type mannose receptor 2 isoform X1 — protein MKLNLFLLFLTAGLVPVTVSVLRTVPHNYNLMMTPVTWPVAQNYCRVMYTDLATILSDTDWLRFEKEAASKRLTTSAWVGLYSDLNSWRWSLNDLPLNVSYTNWYPGQPDNAGGKQTCGLAVSYGKWWDDQCTRLLPFICYNASFSGAARFIGISSPYMTWPQAQTYCRTHHTDLASSLNSSDSDILWQVRDKQGDSWIGLYRNAWKWSDGTNASNIPWAPGLPDNYWGRENCARFYNGLFYDEQCTNLYYFFCHTIYPARGQIIRLQVKSDGSVFDPAVQSSILDQIKQKLEEKGMLENTTVTWKVQPDGNIFHKKKDDL, from the exons ATGAAGCTGAATCTGTTTCTCCTGTTTCTCACTG CAGGTCTGGTCCCAGTCACTGTATCCGTCCTGAGAACCGTCCCTCACAATTATAACCTGATGATGACACCGGTGACCTGGCCTGTTGCACAGAATTACTGCAGGGTGATGTACACTGACCTGGCAACAATCCTAAGTGATACTGATTGGCTACGATTTGAGAAAGAAGCAGCAAGCAAACGTCTGACAACATCTGCCTGGGTCGGATTGTACAGTGATCTCAATAGCTGGCGCTGGTCCTTAAACGATCTCCCACTGAATGTCAGTTATACCAATTGGTACCCTGGACAGCCTGATAATGCTGGTGGAAAACAAACATGTGGTTTAGCAGTTTCATATGGTAAATGGTGGGATGACCAATGTACAAGACTACTGCCCTTCATATGCTACAATG ctaGTTTCAGTGGTGCTGCCAGGTTCATCGGCATCAGTAGTCCTTATATGACCTGGCCTCAAGCTCAAACTTACTGCCGAACACATCACACAGACTTGGCCAGCTCTCTTAACAGTTCTGACAGCGACATATTATGGCAGGTGAGGGATAAACAGGGTGATTCCTGGATTGGGCTTTACAGAAACGCTTGGAAGTGGTCAGACGGGACCAACGCTTCAAACATCCCATGGGCTCCTGGACTACCTGACAATTACTGGGGCCGTGAGAACTGTGCAAGGTTTTATAACGGACTGTTCTATGATGAACAATGCACCAACCTGTACTATTTCTTCTGTCACACCA tttACCCAGCGAGGGGTCAGATAATCAGACTGCAGGTGAAGTCTGATGGGAGTGTGTTTGATCCTGCTGTGCAGTCGTCCATTTTAGATCAG ATCAAACAGAAACTGGAGGAAAAAGGCATGTTGGAGAACACCACAGTGACCTGGAAGGTGCAGCCAGATGGAAACATCTTCCACAAGAAAAAGGATGATCTGTAA
- the LOC108260514 gene encoding C-type mannose receptor 2 isoform X2 → MKLNLFLLFLTGLVPVTVSVLRTVPHNYNLMMTPVTWPVAQNYCRVMYTDLATILSDTDWLRFEKEAASKRLTTSAWVGLYSDLNSWRWSLNDLPLNVSYTNWYPGQPDNAGGKQTCGLAVSYGKWWDDQCTRLLPFICYNASFSGAARFIGISSPYMTWPQAQTYCRTHHTDLASSLNSSDSDILWQVRDKQGDSWIGLYRNAWKWSDGTNASNIPWAPGLPDNYWGRENCARFYNGLFYDEQCTNLYYFFCHTIYPARGQIIRLQVKSDGSVFDPAVQSSILDQIKQKLEEKGMLENTTVTWKVQPDGNIFHKKKDDL, encoded by the exons ATGAAGCTGAATCTGTTTCTCCTGTTTCTCACTG GTCTGGTCCCAGTCACTGTATCCGTCCTGAGAACCGTCCCTCACAATTATAACCTGATGATGACACCGGTGACCTGGCCTGTTGCACAGAATTACTGCAGGGTGATGTACACTGACCTGGCAACAATCCTAAGTGATACTGATTGGCTACGATTTGAGAAAGAAGCAGCAAGCAAACGTCTGACAACATCTGCCTGGGTCGGATTGTACAGTGATCTCAATAGCTGGCGCTGGTCCTTAAACGATCTCCCACTGAATGTCAGTTATACCAATTGGTACCCTGGACAGCCTGATAATGCTGGTGGAAAACAAACATGTGGTTTAGCAGTTTCATATGGTAAATGGTGGGATGACCAATGTACAAGACTACTGCCCTTCATATGCTACAATG ctaGTTTCAGTGGTGCTGCCAGGTTCATCGGCATCAGTAGTCCTTATATGACCTGGCCTCAAGCTCAAACTTACTGCCGAACACATCACACAGACTTGGCCAGCTCTCTTAACAGTTCTGACAGCGACATATTATGGCAGGTGAGGGATAAACAGGGTGATTCCTGGATTGGGCTTTACAGAAACGCTTGGAAGTGGTCAGACGGGACCAACGCTTCAAACATCCCATGGGCTCCTGGACTACCTGACAATTACTGGGGCCGTGAGAACTGTGCAAGGTTTTATAACGGACTGTTCTATGATGAACAATGCACCAACCTGTACTATTTCTTCTGTCACACCA tttACCCAGCGAGGGGTCAGATAATCAGACTGCAGGTGAAGTCTGATGGGAGTGTGTTTGATCCTGCTGTGCAGTCGTCCATTTTAGATCAG ATCAAACAGAAACTGGAGGAAAAAGGCATGTTGGAGAACACCACAGTGACCTGGAAGGTGCAGCCAGATGGAAACATCTTCCACAAGAAAAAGGATGATCTGTAA
- the LOC108260588 gene encoding putative C-type lectin domain family 20 member A yields MKQYTWADAQKYCRAMYTDLATVASDDDRLRLTQEAASKGFVGYAWVGLYNDINSWRWSLNDLPLKNVPYTNWYPGEPNNSGGKEACAALGTSGQWGDVDCAALRPFICYNGHFSGAAKFIGITSPLLTWPEAQAYCRTHHTDLASSLNSSDQNYLLQLFDIQGSSWIGLYRDTWKWSDGTKALNLSWLPGEPANQGGNQNCASAVNAQFNDYFCGLIAYFVCQSMRKQQIIKLQVKSAGSVFDPAVQSLMFEQIKQKLEEKGMLENTTVTWRVQPDGNIFHKKKDDDEL; encoded by the exons ATGAAGCAGTACACGTGGGCAGATGCTCAGAAATACTGCAGGGCAATGTACACTGACCTGGCAACAGTCGCAAGTGATGATGATCGGTTAAGACTAACACAAGAAGCAGCAAGCAAAGGTTTTGTAGGATATGCCTGGGTCGGATTGTACAATGATATCAATAGCTGGCGCTGGTCCTTAAATGACCTCCCACTGAAGAATGTCCCTTATACCAATTGGTACCCTGGAGAGCCTAATAATTCTGGTGGAAAAGAAGCATGTGCTGCACTAGGCACATCTGGTCAATGGGGTGATGTAGACTGTGCAGCCCTAAGACCCTTCATATGCTACAATG GTCATTTCAGTGGTGCTGCCAAGTTCATCGGCATCACTAGTCCTCTGCTGACCTGGCCTGAAGCTCAGGCTTACTGCCGAACACATCACACAGACTTGGCCAGCTCTCTGAACAGCTCAGATCAAAACTATTTATTGCAGCTGTTCGATATCCAGGGTTCTTCTTGGATTGGCCTATATAGAGACACATGGAAGTGGTCCGACGGGACCAAGGCTTTGAACCTCTCATGGTTGCCTGGAGAACCTGCTAATCAAGGAGGCAATCAAAACTGTGCATCAGCTGTTAATGCACAGTTTAATGATTATTTCTGTGGCCTGATTGCCTATTTCGTCTGTCAATCCA TGAGGAAACAGCAGATAATAAAACTGCAGGTGAAGTCTGCTGGGAGTGTGTTTGATCCTGCTGTGCAGTCGTTAATGTTCGAGCAG ATCAAACAGAAACTGGAGGAAAAAGGCATGTTGGAGAACACCACAGTGACCTGGAGGGTGCAGCCAGATGGGAACATCTTCCACAAGAAGAAGGATGATGATGAGttgtaa